Within the Zea mays cultivar B73 chromosome 10, Zm-B73-REFERENCE-NAM-5.0, whole genome shotgun sequence genome, the region GTGCCACTGGCTGTCTGAAGACATAATGTCATAATAATCAACTGTCTTTTTCTCAAAAAGATCGAGCTATGCGTCTTCTGCTGGGTAACTACTCCTGCATCTTTCTAAGTTTGTCTACGAAATATCTACGGTTCTGTTTTTATTTAATTTTATTAAATCATAAGGTGTTTATAGCTTGTACTAAGTCAGACTTTACAAGTTCTAGACTGGTTTATAAAAAAACTGCTATTCACGAATTCAAATAGTTTAATTAATACTTCAtccgttcataaatatatgacacgttaacttttttttaaaaaaaaactttaAACATTTGTCTTATTCAAAAAATAATGAGTTATCATCTATTTCTtcgtgatttgttttatcacttaaggtagTTTGTGTATGACTTAAAATTTACATTTTTTTATCACTTAAGGTAGTTTGTGTATGACTTAAAATTTACAttttaataaatattttgaataaaatGAGTGATCAAAGTTTTCGAAAAAATCAACGATATCATATATTTGTGAACGAATGTAGTATGCATTTGAAATATTCCATATGTCTTTACGACTCTATTAAAAAAGCAAGGTAGACATCCACAGCCGGTCGTGCCCCCTCCCCCGACCCACCCGCGATGCCCATCCTGATGCACGCTCTGGTCTCCAGCCTCCAGGTCCAGCGATGGAAAACCTACCCGTCGCTCGTTGGTCACCCCATCCTCCTTGGCCTCCATGTTGTCCTCCCCCTCGCGCGGGCGTCCACCTCTCGCACCCAGCTCGGAAGCCACACCGGGAGACGGAACCTCCTCACATTGCCAGTGAGGTCAATCCACTTGTGGAGGAGCTGGCAGCGAGGCTAGCAGCCACATGGCCCTCCCTAGGTGCGTCGGTGCTGGTGCCCACGAATAGGAGGTGGAGAGGGGACGCCGTGTCACCGACGCTTTGCTCGTCGCGGCAAGCCGCACCTTCTCCATCACCATTTAGATCTAGTTGTGTCATGTACCGACAGTCGGCATTGGTGCcgtatttttttattttaaccCTTCACTACAGGAAAACGCCCAGTTTCCGACGGCCGCCACTGTTTCCGACGGTTCCTAGGTTACCGTCGAAAATAGGACTATTTCCGACGGCCTTCGGCCAGCCGTCGGAAATAAGTCTATTTCCGACGGCCCACCACCTTGGCCGTCGGAAATAAGGACATTTCCCTAACGTCCGTTACCCCGCGCACACACGCACCCAACGCACACACCCACGTCCGCCCGCACAGCTGGCCGCCGCCGCCCGCCAGAGCCGCCGCCGGCGCCCTTGGCCAGCGCTGCGGTGGACGCCGCCGCCCGGGGGGCTCGCTCGCcagagccgccgccgcccctggccaGCGCCGCGGTGGACGCCGCCGCCTCCCCGCCCCTGGCCAGCGCCGCCCGTGGCCGCCGGGACCTCCCCGCCTTGGGCCAGCGCCGCCCACGCCAGAGGCCGCCCCTTGCCCAGGCCGCCTCACTCCCTGCCCCTGGCCGGCGCCGCTGAGCCCAGGCCACCTCGTCGCAGGGCGAGGCCGCTGTCGTTCGCGCCCCGAGACCACCGCCGCCGTCCACAGCCTCCGCGGTCGTTGCCCCGAGGCCGCAGCGGCCCGCCGCCGCGTTACCCGAGGCCGcagccgtccccgagcccgaggctGTCGTCGAGTCTTGTCACGTGAGCGCGCGCACGTGGCCGTTCGCACGGGGCCGAACGCGGCCGCACGTGAGCGCGCGCACGCAACTTCACACCGGTCGCCAGCCGTCACTCCTGTGGGCAATTCAGGTAATTTCTAACTTTATTAATGTCATGTTGTAGTATAATGTGATGCTGTAGTATAATTTGATGTAATGTTGTAGTATAATGCGATACTTAACTAAAATAGGTTTAAACTtatgcgtcacccgtttcggTCCAACACATTGCTTAATAAAGTAGTGTGTTGTACCGAAATTGTCCCTTTTTGGACAGCCTTAGAGTGAACGACATATCAAATATGATTTATGATTAGTCAATGAGTTTGAGCGAGATTTCGACAGCATAACCCTCTTGTTCTCCGTTGCACCATTACGGGCGTGCAAtggagaacaacggggttatgctgccgaaatttcgttcAAACTCATTGACTTATCATAAATCTGTGATATGTCGTTCACTCTtaggtgggtttaggacctatcctttcctatAATTGTAGGACCACCGGCTGATAATATATCTAGAAATTAATGAACTTGTCTTGATCTTTAATTAGTCGAACGATGGGTGATAGTCGTCGCTGGATGTATGAAGGCTGGCGAAAAAATGATCCTTCGCTTGAGTGGATACAGAAAACCGAAGATTTTATCAATCGTGTTTTTTCTTCGTCAAGAAATGGTCGAGTGTGGTGCCCATGCAGTGTTTGCAAAAATTATCAACGTCAAACCAAGAAAGAGATGTCTGGTCATCTTTGCAAAAATGGCTACGTGCCAAATTATGAAGTTTGGGTGCATCATGGTGAGGAGCTTCCCCGTGGATATGCTCCAGAAGGTCAAGACGATTTTGACCCGGATTTAGACCGAATGGAGGAGATGGTTCAGGATTTAAGAGAGGATCCCGATTTAGTGTTTCCAGATAATCCTGAGGATCCTCAACCACCGGAAGTTAAAAAATTCTTTGAACTTctcaaggcagcagaagagccgttGCACGAACACACGAGAGTAACCATTCTTGCTTTTGTGACGCGACTTATGGCTATCAAGTCTAAGTTCGCATTCTTCATCAACTGCTTAAATGAACTTTTGAATTTGATCAGCGACGTATTACCACCAGATCACAAAATGCCCAAAGACGTGTATCAGTCAAGAAAGTTACTCTCTGGCTTAGGTATGGAGTATCAAAAAATTGATGTTTGTCCAGATaactgtatgcttttctggaaggaaaatgaaaaattagacaaatGTTTGAGATGCAGCAAATCAAGGTTCGTTGAGGTCGTAAATGAAGATGGAGATAAATTGACAACAGAAGTAGCAAAGAAgcaacttcgttacatgcctctcacgCCTCGTGTAAAACGGTTGTTTCTCTCAAAAAACACCGCTAAGCAGATGAGATGGCACAAAGAACGTGACCGCGAGAACCCTCAAGTTATGATGCACCCACCTGATATGCATGGACAGGTGTGATtactctaaattattattttatttcaaTATAGTAATGTTTATATGAATCTAATGATTAAAGTGTTTCATGTGCAGGATGTTAACGAGACTCGAGAGGAGGAGGCGAGGGGTGAGGATGCGACCGATTACGATGCGGCCGATGACGACTATGAGCAGGAAGATGAtgctggaggtggaggtggagatgGGTGGTCTTCCAGTGGTGGTCAGTTTGAGGGTGGATGGTCAGCAGGCGGATGGGACTCATGGCCTAGCAGTGATGCTGGAGCTTCTAGTGGTGGAGGGTCTTCTCGGGCACGGAAGTCGAGGAAAACACATTGGGTGCCTCCTCCTAAAGTTCCTGCTCGTGAGGAGGATAAGATTTTGATCGTACCGTGTGGCGACGAGTGAGTTGATTCTAATGTTAAATATTTGTTCATGCATTATATGAAATTTGTTAATGCTTCTTTTGTACAATGTGGTTGCAGGTCTTGGATTGATGCATCTTTTCAAGGTCAAGGACGTCGCACACAGGTGAATAAAGTTTTGGGAAGTATATGCAAATATCTCTGGCCTGGTGTAGTGATGGAGAAAGGCGTTGAGGTGCCTTGTATGTCTTGGGATCAGTACGGGCTCGCGTTCAATGCGGAACATAGGAATGCCCAAGGTGCTGTGTGGCATGAGTTCTGGGTATGTTCTCTAGCCCAACTTGAATTGATTCAACTATACAATGTGCTAAAAATCTTGTTTCTTGTTTTTTTCAGAAACGTTACAAGTTGCCTGAAGATGGAAGTATGAACGATCGTGCACGGATCGTTTTTAACAAGAGCGCGACTACCTTAGTTAGGGATCAGATGTATTATGCTCGGATCCAGGTCACTTCTGATTACATATTAAGGCAGGAAGGACGTCGGCCACGTTCCAAAAGTGAGGCATCAAACAAATACTTAACCgaagaagaatatcttgaggtaaATTGTTTTTATCCTAATTCATGTCCAAGTGTTAGTACTAACAATACATTGGATCGAAATAAAGTTTTCAGACTCGGTGCCATGGATGGCATCAAATGAGGCTGGTTGGCGGGTTGTATGCAAATATTGGGCAACAGATGGATTTAAAGGTGTTTCAATGAGAAACAGCTCAAATCGTGGGCATGATGTTCACCACAGATATGGTGGTGATGGCCACGTTCGTTTGGCAAAGCGCATGGTAAGTGTAATTTATGGTCGTGCATATCATGAATCTTCTATGTGTTTTATGTTATTTTCTTTTGTCTGTAGGAAGCTAGTTCTGGTGTTACGCCGAGTGATGTTCAGGTTTACCTTAGAGGTCACAGGGGGTCGGATCCTACAAATCCAGAACAGTTGTGTTCTCAGTCAGCTACTGAGCGTGTGGTGAGACTTTCGCAACTAGTTACAATGCACTTCTATTCTAAGAGTCGAGAAAAATATAACTGCATTGTTTATTATTTGTCAGGCCTCATATGGTGCTTCCATGATGTCGGAGCATGGGCAAGACTATGATTGGATGAATCAGCCTATCGATCCTCAGGTTGTGTATGCTAGTGGAGGCGGAAAACCTCATGGACGGTGAGTTTGCTATTATTAATTCGTCGATTTGATCTTTTCTAACATGATGTGTTGCGTGTTTAACTTCTTTCTATTTTTTTCTAGTTACCCCATGTTTGGTAGTGTTATCGACTCGACTCAGGTGAGGCCTGAAAGGTCTCGTCCATCGAGGTCGTCTAGCCGTGGTCCTCGCTCTAGTACCCAAGGAAACGCCGAGCTGATCCGGATACAGGAAGCTTTGAGGCGGCAGGAGGAGTATAACAAGCAACAACAAGAGTACTGGGCTGCTCAATTTGCACGACAGCAGGAGATGATGCAGGTAATTAGATCCTCGTGAGCCTCTACTATAATTGGAGCACATATTTTCTAATATATCCTCGTAACATAGCTTTCAATTTCTTTCAGCAAATAGCACTAGGGCAACGTCCAGATTTTTCAGCGATGACTATGCCACCTCCTCCACCTATCCCGCAGTTTGTACCGACTCCACAATTTAGTTGGCCCACACCTGCACCTCAGGTTATATTACTTGACTTTTTCTTTTGACGTTGCATAACAAGAATTTAACTACTAACACATTTTTTTGAATGTTGTAGGTCCCTCCAGGAAACTTGCTAACTCCGGGAAATGAGGACTCTGAAGATGCGGTCGCTTCTTTTGTGGACGGTCTTCTAAACAGTGGAGGAGCTAGCGGATCAAATCAACCACATCCATTTGATCAACCTCCTCCATTTGAGTAGCCTGTCTGCTTGTGTTTTTCTCGTACTATGgacttgtgaacttgtggtattgGGAACTTGTGTTATTGTGAACTTCTGAACATGTGAACTTGTGAACATTGTGAATTTGTGCTTTAACTTGTGAACTTGTGCTTTAACTTGtgaacttgtgttattgtgtGTTTCATGTGAAACGATAAATTATGGATATTTGTGGTATTATATGTGATTCTGGATGAATTATTGAAAATTGGATATTGTGTGCAGATTGAATTTGTGTGATTGTTTGTAAAACAAAAAGCAGGAAAATTCTGTTTCTCTGTTTTTTAATTACTTCCGACGGCCgcttatttccgacggccccGTCGGAACTAAGCTGTGACGGCGTCAGGCGCCGGCGGCCGGCTGTCTGCGGGGCCCACCTCGCTTTATTTCCGACGGCGCCACCCTGGCCGTCGGAAATAAGTTTACTTCCGACGGCCCCGTCGGAAACACGGATACTTCCGACTAGGTATCCCTACGGCGTTACTTCCGACGGGACCCGCCTTAAGCCGTCGGAAGTAACTACTTCTGACGGTTCAGGACTTATTTCCGACGGTTTAGGCCGTCGGAAACTGGACGTTTTCCTGTAGTGCTTCTCTTAGAAAATGCTCACATTTAGATCCCTAAATGACTTTTTATTTTCGTTTTTTTTATCTttggctcggcgccacagatttaGACGTCTAGTTGCATCATTCGATGACAACGACAGGAGACGCCGTGATTCATGCGCTGGGCCAGCCAGCCAGATTGCCGGTGCCGGAACAGGGCGCCCTTTCGGTGACGGAGCGGGTCGGCTCGCGGGCCGGAGCCGCTGGTGAGACGCCGCCAGGGCCACATCGTCCACTCCCCGCGGCGCGCTCGGCAGGCTAGCTGATGGTTGGAGCTGAGCGGTGGAAGGCGGCGACCAGGCCGGACGACAGCAGCTGGCGCGCGAGCAGGCTAGTTGGCGCAGACGGCGACAACTCCGTGGCCGTGCGCTGGCTTGGAGTCGTCGTTGGTGATGTGATTGGGAAGAACAGGGGGTCTCGGTGACGATCGATGTGATCGCTCCCCTTGCGTCGTCGCGCTGGTGGATGAACCGGAGCTGCTGCCCAAATGCCGAGGCGTTGGCGTCGCTGGATGTCGCTGCGCTGGGAATGGAGAAGGCAGCGCGGTCTAGTCTACCTCAATTttgtgtgtattttatttaccagTTCAAAGCTGCTCCTGAGGGTACCTAGTCTTGAGCCTTGACCCGCTCAAGTCGTCAAGCGTGTTGCTGTATACCTATAAACCCAGCCGTATAACAGTCGTCACGATCCGGTCTCTGAATACTGAACTTCCCCCGCGTCCAGGGGGTTCGGGCCACCTGGTCCGTTGCCCGGAGCCCAGACCAAAAATTCTCTTATATATAGGTTTTATTTCAACCAAAAAATTAGCTTAAAATATATTTTAGCCTAAAAATATGGCCCAAAAGACCTCCTACTTGCATCTTTTGGGACTGGAGCTGGCGGCCTCCCTCAGTATCTCAAGTCATGAGAACATAGACTCTTCCAATTATTTCGCAAACCTACGCGGCTGCGCTTCCTATGTTGCCAGCGGCGCGACCGGCTCAATTCAGTCCTCTATCGCTCTCTACGCCTTCAGGCTCTACGAATCCGGCAAGGACACAAGGCAGCAACCTCCGAGGCGGCCGGGCGGGCTCTGACTCAGCCATTCGCCACCGCCAGTccggcctccacctccgccagtcCACCTTCAGGCTCTATGAATCCGGCAAGGACACAAGACAGCAACCTCCGAGGCGGCCGGGCGAGCTCTGACTCATCAATTCGCCACCGCCAGTccggcctccacctccgccagtcCGCCTCCAGCGTCCCTGCGACCCTGTAGCAATGACATGCGTGGCCTGCACTGGCGTCGCGCCATCGCCCAAATCCGCCCCTGCCATTACATCTTCTCCTAAACTATACAGCTTTCTCAACCTGATTCCATTTCTTTTCTTATTCATAGACTTCCATTTCTTTTCTTATTCATAGACGAGGGCGGAGCGCTTCCCTAGCCAATGTGCAGCGATCACCTGAGCGGCGAGCGTTGTGTGCTGAATGCTGACGGACTGCTGTCATATGCCCGTGATTCTTCTCTATTGTGAGTAATTGTTCCTGAATGTCTGATTCACTTTCCCTACCTGCCACAGTTCCAGTTACTACCCCTAAAGCGCGAAAAATTAAAAGACGAATAGTACATCGTTATATTTATAGAGTGGTTCGGGACGTTATTTTTACGGAGCTCCGCCACTGTATACTGCATGCCACATGATTAACTATATCTGTTTGACTGTTTCTCAAAGAACTATATGCGTCCTCTGCTGAGAGTAAGTACACTCCTCCATTTTTTTTCTACAAATTATTATAAGTTTGTCTAAGAAATATCTATGGTTctatttttttcaaaaaaaatcatAAGTTGTTTTTAGCTTGTACACAGCCAAACTTCGCTAGTTTTTGTCTGGTTCATAAATTTTTTTTTGCAGAAATATCCAAGACATCAACACAGTTTTCATTAATATGTATGTATTATTTGATATTTTGCATATGTTAACATATATATGTTTTCGGTGAACCTGATTACAAGTTAGCCAAATTAATCTAGAACACTATTAGATTTTTAGTTTCCTCGCTTTGTCCCAAAATAAGTATCGCTGTAAATACATGGACGCAAATTAGAAAAATGAAGAATATACGTTAAATGGTAGCTTAATCAAGTAGCAGCAGAAGTTTGTAGTCCTATTTTTCCGAACAAATGTTTTGGATGGCATTACTGCGAAACGATTACGTTTGGAGTACTAAATATGCAATTGTCTTCAAGAGAACCAAACACCTCGGTGGACAATCTACTAGCGTAAAAAACTGCATGCAGAGATTGTTGAGGTTCAGAAAGCTTTTTAGCGTAGGACATCTTTGGGCCAGCTTAAGAACACTGAGTGCCGTGACACAACTTTGGCGGATATTTTACATCGGTTCTATATTCAACGCATGTTTAAAAACACAGTATTTTGGTTACAATACGTGAGAGAGCGAAAAACTCCGGTCCAATATACCAAAGTTTTTTGGACTACCAAAATATTGTTGTATTGGTTAAACCGTGGTTTAAAATACAAAATTTATAAATATGATTTAAAACATTCTTTGACTTAAAGTATTGTCTCTACTcttttaaagcaccagtttcgtgTGTGTGCATTGTGCGTCGCGTGTACGAAGTGCGTATATCTGTTCATCTCTCTCGCTTTTCGCCTACCAATTGGACTGTTACACCGGATAACCGTAAAAAAATCACTTAAACCCGACAGAAAGCCACACGCAACACAACGCAAAAAAAAAAAAGGCCAGGCTCCTTTTGAACCTATACTTTTTTGGCCTTTTTGACTAAAATGTAAGTTAATATCAGTCATATATTCATATGGTTATGTGCCGTCGCAACTACGTGCATTATACTAGTAGTTTGTTTAAATACCACAACATTATACCTCGAGACTAAGAAAATGTTGCGTTCCCAAAAGGGCCTTCAGATTCGACTTGAGTCTGAGCTGTTCCTATATAGATAGGTAAGAGAAATAAACTAGTTGTGCAGCCGGTAATAGCGTAGTCCGACAATCTCCACTCAACCAATTCCTTGGCTTAATGTCGATCCTAATGTTTGGTCCCGCCATTGCCGCCGGATCCTTCCGCGGGCAGACCAGGCGGTGTCGGGCCTCGCGCTCTGGCAAACGTGGTCGTCGGTGCGGCAGCATGCGTAGTGCGGATCTTACCACCGCCGCTGCCTTCCGTTGGCGAGCCGGGGCGTCCCTTGGGTGAGTGAAGAGCACCGCCGCCTACCATCCGCTTCGCCGCTGCGTGCAGCTCGGGCGCAACCTCGTCTGCCAGAAGACGCAAAGGACTCGCCGCGTcgacgccgccgccgtcgccgcgccCTGTGGCCGTGACGGGTTTCAGGCCTTTCGCCGGCTGCATGTGCATGCGGGCGCAGTGAGGCGAAGGTCGGTGCACCGAGCCCAGCCCGAGGCGGttggacgacgatgacgacggcgCGTAGCGCAGGAGCTGAATAGGAAGGGAGAGCCAAGACGAGGACGTCGTCATGGCCTTGACAGCCGGGCCTTTCGGTGGTCGGGGTGCGCCCTTCTTGTTCGTCGACGAACGGTTGCATATATATGGCATTACTGCCGATGGCGCTCCGATCCGGCCATTTATTTATAGTCTCGATCGATGGGCTAGGAGCGGCGGAAGATCCATGGGAGGACAGCCGGACGTTTGACTGGCTGTACCCTCTAGTACTGCATTGCACGTGTGTTCTCACACAGGAATAAAGGGTTGTATACAAGGTCAATTCGTTCAAGGTTTGTGCTTGAATAAATTCTTCGTGCCCCAGTCTCGCCAATTCAAAAAGGACGGGCTAGCAAGCAGGGACCAATTGAAAAAAGACTTGGCTAACATTTTTTTTGAATCCGGTCACTACTGATGTGCATGCCTGTCTCGGTCACCATCTCTCTTCCTCTCCGATCCCAACCAGCCCACAAAGGCATGGTCCGGCAAGAGAGCCAGCCCACCGAGACCATGTACTGTTAGGATGTGTTTGACACCAAAGTTTCATGATACTACAGTTTTAAAATACTGTGGTTTATATTTTATCTATGATAAAAATACTTTATAATTTTTAAAATCATAGTAAAACCAAGTATTCCTTAAAAATGATGCGGCCAAGACGGCGCACAAGGAGTGGGTGAGGTGGCGGGGCATCCATGCATGGCCATGGCAGGGAGGAGAAGCGGTTGAGGCTGGGTCGGCTGTGGCCTGTGGCAGAGCAGTGGCACCACATCAGCCCGAGCGACGAGCGCGTGGCTAGCCATTGCTGCACGTGTAAGGGGCGGGACCGACCTTGGCAGACCCGTGTCGCCGCAAGATTCTGGTTGCACGGTGTGGGGGTGGGGTGGGCAGAAGACAGGTTGATGTCGAGATGACGAGTGTAATGCGTGAAGAAAACAGAAGAAAACAGAGGTTCTAGATGGAGTTTATATATACAACTCCAAAAATACCACATTATTGAGGAGATCATGGTATTAAAAACATATAtggtgtttggtttgtggagtcatCCAATACttcatgaggtgatgcatcataagtttattccatcaattttggtggaatcaacccactcctcatatatatatatatactaattaTGAGCTTATAAGAAatgggtggtgatggatcaactcattctgttcctcaaaccaaataaaaatgtgaggagtgagaagaaaaTGAATCATttcatttctcaaaccaaacacatctaTAATTTCTTATAtagcaaccaaacactaccttatctAAAAATACCATGATATCCTCGTATAGTCTGGTATTGTATAGAAACTCCAAAAACACTTTGTTGTTAAACAACCCTTAATTGACCGCGCGAGGTAACCTCGTTAGCAAGAAGAAACCAATCTATTCAACTCCTAAAGAGATGGATCTAAGCAACACCACTACTAAAAATGAGGATCCAAGATACACCACTCTAAATCACTCCCTCTTCAAACAATACCTTGGTAGTTGCTAATCTCTCTCGTTCTTCACTCGTAAGTTTTAACACTAAATTTCACGTGTTTTGACTGATTTGACCTACTATATAAACCCAGCCATGTGCCCGCATGAAGGTACACAAGAAAAAAAGCGATAAGGACATCCCATCaaataatataatataattagattaaaaatattaaaacatagtaAAATGCACAATAACATTTAAGATTCACAAAATTCTAGCATATAATCTAAGTAAAGGTCAACATAATATTTCAGATGCATCTAATTTAAACATTTTTTAGATAGTAACCAAGCATCTCCACGTCATAATAGTAGTTCACAATCCAACAACAACATGCAAATTACTATTATGTTGTTGGATTATGTTGACCTTTACTCGTTCGATTATTTTGTGGTTGGATTGTGGCAATCTAGCCATTATGTTGACCTTTACTTCTAATCTAGGAAGCGATCACTGGTGCACACTAGAACGTAAAATGAGATACTTGGAAGGTACTTCTATATACATGCTTCACTATACTTGGTACCTTGATGTACTTAAAGGGTACAATGATTCCAGCTAGATCTCAGATGCAACTGAGATTAAGGCCACAAGTGAATATATATTCAATATTGGTGGGACTGAAGTTTCTTGGAGGTCTCATAAACTAATTATCTTAACAAAGTCTACTATGGAGGTGGAACTTGTAGCACTTGACTCAGCTACTACTGAGCAGAGTGGCTGAAagcactcttgatggacttgccaatGGTTGCTAAACCGGTACCGACCATTCTCTTACACTATGATAATCAAAACATGATTACTATTATAGGCAATGCAAAGGAAAATCCAAAGTTCTCAAGACATGTGAAACGGTGAATCAAATCAGAAAGACGTTTGAGAAGTAATAGACAGATTGTCGTACAATATATTAATACTACTCGAAACATGGTCAACCCTTTTACTAAGGGATTAGTATGTGCTATGATTGATGAAACATCAAGGGAAATGAGATTAAAGCCCACATGATGTTATAATATAGTGTAACCCGATCTATGCGATCGGAGATCCCATGAATTAAACATTGGGAAGAACAAATTGTTTTGTATAACAGGAGAGTACATCATTTTACTCGTTTCCTGGTAAAGATGCATACCCTTAGTACTGCAAGGAAGGCTGACTTTGTCTTAATATATTCCGAGGCCTATAAAAGGCAAGGTACTATTTTACAGGGTATACTTGTAAGAATACACATATGTTAGTTTGAATGTGAGGTCATAGTCTATAAGATGTGGGTAATCTCAAACAAACTCATTAAAAGACACATGAGCATGACTATAATGCTCCAATTAGAGGCGATCTAGTATCAGTGATGCTTATAGGTGAAACTTACTTACACACGATTAACAATTCAAGGCTTTGTCCATTGCAAAGTTGTGAGGAGGTGAATCCTATAATGCAAGGTGTAGCTCAACCCGTAATGGGTCTACACTCTACACTGAAAAGTTGGTATATGAAAGCGCCAAAATTGAGTCAATTGGATACCTTAGCTTTGGTGGAGATTGTTGGAATTTGGCCTATTTAAGCTCGCTTGTATTTGAACCAATTCTTATAAGAAAGTCAAGGTGGTGTGTAGAGATGACATGGGGGGCTTTAGTCCCACATTactcattatatatatatatatatatatatatatagtgcgCTCTATTCTTCACATGAGACACATAAAGGGCTATGGAGGCTACTATGAACTACTACACACTCGCTCGTGTTTCACGTTTTTTCGCAAAATTATCGCATGGCTTGTGACTTGCGATGATGCGTGATCGCATCATGTTGTGTTCTAAACAACAACTTATTTTTGTTGTTTGTTTATTTGGTTATTTAATACCACACCTAAACTACAACGTCAACTGGTGTAATGGGCGTGCATGTTATGTGTGTGAACTATGTATGGTTGCACATAGGGTTGGAAAAATAGCTCGAGCTCGATGAGCCGGCTCAGGCTCGCAACTACTCAGTTCGGCTCGGAGGGACTTGATGCTTAGAACGAGCCCACGCCGAGCCTGTTTTTCTGGCTCGAgaaaagagcgagccagctcgACGCTCGACCCAACAACAATTTATTACATAAATTTCTAATTAGCATTTATTGTCGATACTATATAGATAGTTAGTTTATGTTTTTTGAGATTAATGTACAAAA harbors:
- the LOC103641215 gene encoding uncharacterized protein: MPYICNRSSTNKKGAPRPPKGPAVKAMTTSSSWLSLPIQLLRYAPSSSSSNRLGLGSVHRPSPHCARMHMQPAKGLKPVTATGRGDGGGVDAASPLRLLADEVAPELHAAAKRMVGGGALHSPKGRPGSPTEGSGGGKIRTTHAAAPTTTFARARGPTPPGLPAEGSGGNGGTKH